In Burkholderia sp. NRF60-BP8, a single window of DNA contains:
- the rplL gene encoding 50S ribosomal protein L7/L12 has protein sequence MAIAKEDILAAVEGMTVLELNELVKAFEEKFGVSAAAVAVAGPAGGGAAAAAEEKTEFTVVLAEAGANKVSVIKAVRELTGLGLKEAKDLVDGAPKPIKEGVDKAAAEEAKKKLEEAGAKVEVK, from the coding sequence ATGGCAATCGCAAAAGAAGACATCCTGGCAGCAGTCGAAGGGATGACCGTTCTGGAACTGAACGAACTGGTCAAGGCGTTCGAAGAGAAGTTTGGCGTGTCGGCAGCTGCAGTGGCAGTCGCTGGCCCGGCAGGCGGCGGCGCAGCTGCAGCAGCAGAAGAGAAGACCGAATTCACGGTCGTCCTGGCTGAAGCCGGCGCCAACAAGGTTTCGGTCATCAAGGCCGTTCGCGAACTGACGGGCCTGGGCCTGAAGGAAGCGAAGGACCTGGTTGACGGTGCACCGAAGCCCATCAAGGAAGGCGTCGACAAGGCTGCTGCTGAAGAAGCCAAGAAGAAGCTGGAAGAAGCTGGCGCGAAGGTCGAAGTCAAGTAA
- the rpoB gene encoding DNA-directed RNA polymerase subunit beta: protein MQYSFTEKKRIRKSFAKRPIVHQVPFLLATQLESFSTFLQADVPATQRKPEGLQAAFTSVFPIVSHNGFARLEFVSYALSSPAFNIKECQQRGLTYCSALRAKVRLVILDKESPNKPVVKEVKEQEVYMGEIPLMTPTGSFVINGTERVIVSQLHRSPGVFFEHDKGKTHSSGKLLFSARIIPYRGSWLDFEFDPKDILYFRVDRRRKMPVTILLKAIGLTPEQILANFFVFDNFTLMDEGAQLEFVPERLRGEVARFDITDRDGKVIVQKDKRINAKHIRDLEAAKTKFISVPEDYLLGRVLAKNVVDGDTGEVIASANDEVTESVLEKLREAGIKDIQTLYTNDLDQGPYISSTLRVDETTDKTAARIAIYRMMRPGEPPTEEAVEALFNRLFYSEEAYDLSKVGRMKFNRRVGRDEIVGPMTLQDDDILATIKILVELRNGKGEVDDIDHLGNRRVRCVGELAENQFRAGLVRVERAVKERLGQAESENLMPHDLINSKPISSAIREFFGSSQLSQFMDQTNPLSEITHKRRVSALGPGGLTRERAGFEVRDVHPTHYGRVCPIETPEGPNIGLINSLALYAHLNEYGFLETPYRKVVDGKVTDQIDYLSAIEEGRYMIAQANAAIDEDGRLIDELVSSREAGETMMVTPDRIQYMDVAPSQIVSVAASLIPFLEHDDANRALMGSNMQRQAVPCLRPEKPVVGTGIERTCAVDSGTTVQAFRGGVVDYVDAGRIVIRVNDDEAVAGEVGVDIYNLIKYTRSNQNTNINQRPIVKMGDKVSRGDVLADGASTDLGELALGQNMLIAFMPWNGYNFEDSILISEKVVADDRYTSIHIEELNVVARDTKLGPEEITRDISNLAEVQLGRLDESGIVYIGAEVEAGDVLVGKVTPKGETQLTPEEKLLRAIFGEKASDVKDTSLRVPSGMSGTVIDVQVFTREGIQRDKRAQQIIDDELKRYRLDLNDQLRIVEGDAFQRLARMLVGKVANGGPKKLAKGTKIDQAYLEDLDHYHWFDIRLADDEAAAQLEAIKNSIEEKRHQFDLAFEEKRKKLTQGDELPPGVLKMVKVYLAVKRRLQPGDKMAGRHGNKGVVSKIVPIEDMPYMADGRPADVVLNPLGVPSRMNVGQVLEVHLGWAAKGLGWRIGEMLQRQAKIEELRAFLTKIYNESGRQEDLESFTDDEILELAKNLREGVPFATPVFDGATEEEMGKMLDLAFPDDIAEQLGMNPSKNQVRLYDGRTGEMFERRVTLGYMHYLKLHHLVDDKMHARSTGPYSLVTQQPLGGKAQFGGQRFGEMEVWALEAYGASYVLQEMLTVKSDDVTGRTKVYENLVKGDHVIDAGMPESFNVLVKEIRSLGIDIDLDRN from the coding sequence ATGCAATATTCCTTCACCGAGAAGAAGCGCATTCGCAAGAGTTTCGCGAAGCGCCCCATCGTTCACCAAGTTCCGTTCTTGCTGGCTACTCAGCTTGAATCATTCAGCACGTTTCTGCAAGCCGATGTGCCGGCGACGCAACGCAAGCCTGAAGGTTTGCAGGCCGCGTTCACATCGGTATTTCCCATTGTTTCGCACAACGGTTTCGCGCGCCTCGAGTTCGTGAGCTATGCGCTGTCCTCGCCGGCATTCAACATCAAGGAATGTCAGCAGCGTGGCCTGACGTACTGCTCCGCGCTGCGCGCGAAGGTCCGCCTCGTCATCCTCGACAAGGAATCGCCGAACAAGCCGGTCGTCAAGGAAGTGAAGGAGCAGGAAGTGTACATGGGCGAAATTCCGCTCATGACGCCGACGGGCTCGTTCGTCATCAACGGCACCGAGCGTGTCATCGTCTCGCAGCTGCACCGTTCGCCGGGCGTGTTCTTCGAACACGACAAGGGCAAGACGCACAGCTCGGGCAAGCTGCTGTTCTCGGCACGGATCATTCCGTACCGCGGCTCGTGGCTCGACTTCGAATTCGATCCGAAGGACATCCTGTACTTCCGCGTCGACCGTCGCCGCAAGATGCCGGTCACGATCCTGCTGAAGGCCATCGGTCTCACGCCGGAACAGATCCTCGCGAACTTCTTCGTGTTCGACAACTTCACGCTGATGGACGAAGGCGCGCAACTCGAGTTCGTGCCCGAGCGCCTGCGTGGCGAAGTCGCGCGTTTCGACATCACGGATCGCGACGGCAAGGTCATCGTCCAGAAGGACAAGCGGATCAACGCGAAGCACATTCGCGACCTCGAAGCCGCGAAGACCAAGTTCATCTCGGTGCCGGAAGACTATCTGCTCGGCCGCGTGCTGGCGAAGAACGTCGTCGACGGCGACACCGGCGAAGTGATCGCGAGCGCGAACGACGAAGTCACGGAAAGCGTGCTCGAGAAGCTGCGCGAAGCGGGTATCAAGGACATTCAGACGCTCTACACGAACGATCTGGATCAAGGTCCGTACATCTCGTCGACGCTGCGTGTCGACGAAACGACCGACAAGACGGCCGCGCGCATCGCGATCTACCGCATGATGCGCCCGGGCGAGCCGCCGACCGAAGAAGCGGTCGAGGCCCTGTTCAACCGTCTGTTCTACAGCGAAGAAGCGTACGACCTGTCGAAGGTCGGCCGCATGAAGTTCAACCGCCGCGTCGGCCGTGACGAGATCGTCGGCCCGATGACGCTGCAGGACGACGACATCCTCGCGACGATCAAGATCCTCGTCGAGCTGCGCAACGGCAAGGGCGAAGTGGACGATATCGACCACCTCGGCAACCGTCGCGTGCGTTGCGTCGGCGAACTGGCGGAAAACCAGTTCCGCGCGGGCCTCGTGCGTGTCGAGCGCGCGGTCAAGGAACGCCTCGGCCAGGCCGAAAGCGAAAACCTGATGCCGCACGACCTGATCAACTCGAAGCCGATTTCGTCGGCGATCCGCGAGTTCTTCGGTTCGTCGCAGCTGTCGCAGTTCATGGACCAGACCAACCCGCTGTCGGAAATCACGCACAAGCGCCGTGTTTCCGCACTGGGCCCGGGCGGTCTGACGCGCGAGCGCGCAGGCTTCGAAGTGCGCGACGTGCACCCGACCCACTACGGCCGCGTGTGCCCGATCGAGACGCCGGAAGGTCCGAACATCGGTCTGATCAACTCGCTCGCGCTGTACGCGCACCTGAACGAGTACGGCTTCCTCGAGACGCCGTACCGCAAGGTCGTGGACGGCAAGGTGACCGACCAGATCGACTACCTGTCGGCGATCGAGGAAGGCCGTTACATGATCGCGCAGGCGAACGCCGCGATCGACGAAGACGGCCGACTGATCGACGAACTCGTGTCGTCGCGTGAAGCCGGCGAAACGATGATGGTCACGCCGGACCGTATCCAGTACATGGACGTCGCGCCGTCGCAGATCGTGTCGGTCGCAGCGTCGCTGATCCCGTTCCTCGAGCACGACGACGCGAACCGTGCACTGATGGGTTCGAACATGCAGCGTCAGGCCGTGCCGTGTCTGCGTCCGGAAAAGCCGGTCGTCGGGACGGGCATCGAGCGCACCTGCGCGGTCGACTCGGGCACGACGGTCCAGGCGTTCCGCGGCGGCGTCGTCGACTACGTCGATGCAGGCCGTATCGTGATTCGCGTGAACGACGACGAAGCGGTCGCGGGTGAAGTCGGTGTCGACATCTACAACCTGATCAAGTACACGCGTTCGAACCAGAACACGAACATCAACCAGCGTCCGATCGTGAAGATGGGCGACAAGGTCTCGCGCGGCGACGTGCTGGCCGACGGCGCCTCGACGGACCTGGGCGAGCTCGCGCTCGGCCAGAACATGCTGATCGCGTTCATGCCGTGGAACGGCTACAACTTCGAGGATTCGATCCTGATCTCGGAGAAGGTGGTCGCGGACGATCGCTACACGTCGATCCACATCGAAGAGCTGAACGTCGTTGCACGCGACACGAAGCTCGGGCCGGAAGAAATCACGCGCGACATCTCGAACCTGGCGGAAGTCCAGCTCGGCCGTCTCGACGAATCGGGCATCGTGTACATCGGTGCCGAAGTCGAAGCGGGCGACGTGCTGGTCGGCAAGGTCACGCCGAAGGGCGAGACCCAGCTGACGCCGGAAGAGAAGCTGCTGCGCGCGATCTTCGGCGAGAAGGCGTCGGACGTGAAGGACACGTCGCTGCGCGTGCCGTCGGGCATGAGCGGTACCGTGATCGACGTCCAGGTGTTCACGCGCGAAGGCATCCAGCGCGACAAGCGTGCGCAACAGATCATCGACGATGAACTGAAGCGTTACCGCCTCGACCTGAACGACCAGCTGCGCATCGTGGAAGGCGACGCGTTCCAGCGTCTCGCCCGCATGCTCGTGGGCAAGGTCGCGAACGGCGGTCCGAAGAAGCTCGCGAAGGGCACGAAGATCGACCAGGCTTACCTGGAAGACCTCGACCATTACCACTGGTTCGACATCCGCCTGGCGGACGACGAAGCAGCGGCGCAGCTCGAAGCGATCAAGAACTCGATCGAGGAAAAGCGTCACCAGTTCGACCTCGCGTTCGAAGAGAAGCGCAAGAAGCTCACGCAAGGCGACGAACTGCCGCCAGGCGTGCTGAAGATGGTCAAGGTGTACCTGGCGGTGAAGCGCCGTCTGCAGCCTGGCGACAAGATGGCAGGTCGCCACGGTAACAAGGGTGTCGTGTCGAAGATCGTCCCGATCGAAGACATGCCGTACATGGCCGACGGCCGTCCGGCAGACGTCGTGCTGAACCCGCTCGGCGTGCCGTCGCGGATGAACGTGGGTCAGGTTCTGGAAGTGCACCTCGGCTGGGCCGCGAAGGGCCTCGGCTGGCGTATCGGCGAAATGCTGCAGCGTCAGGCGAAGATCGAGGAGTTGCGCGCGTTCCTGACGAAGATCTACAACGAGTCGGGCCGCCAGGAAGATCTGGAAAGCTTCACCGACGACGAGATCCTCGAACTCGCGAAGAACCTGCGCGAAGGCGTGCCGTTCGCGACGCCGGTGTTCGACGGTGCGACCGAGGAAGAAATGGGCAAGATGCTCGACCTCGCGTTCCCGGACGACATCGCCGAACAGCTCGGCATGAACCCGTCGAAGAACCAGGTCCGCCTGTACGACGGCCGCACGGGTGAAATGTTCGAACGTCGCGTGACGCTCGGCTACATGCACTACCTGAAGCTGCACCACCTGGTCGACGACAAGATGCACGCGCGTTCGACCGGCCCGTACTCGCTCGTCACGCAGCAGCCGCTGGGCGGTAAGGCGCAGTTCGGCGGCCAGCGTTTCGGTGAAATGGAAGTGTGGGCACTCGAAGCGTACGGCGCGTCCTACGTGCTGCAGGAAATGCTGACGGTGAAGTCGGACGACGTGACCGGCCGGACGAAGGTGTACGAAAACCTCGTCAAGGGCGATCACGTGATCGATGCAGGCATGCCGGAATCCTTCAACGTGCTCGTGAAGGAAATCCGCTCGCTCGGTATCGATATCGATCTCGACCGCAATTAA
- the rpoC gene encoding DNA-directed RNA polymerase subunit beta', which translates to MKALLDLFKQVQQEEVFDAIKIGLASPDKIRSWSFGEVKKPETINYRTFKPERDGLFCAKIFGPIKDYECLCGKYKRLKHRGVICEKCGVEVTLAKVRRERMGHIELASPVAHIWFLKSLPSRLGMVLDMTLRDIERVLYFEAYVVIEPGMTPLKARQIMTEEDYYNKVEEYGDEFRAEMGAEGVRELLRAINIDEQVETLRTELKNTGSEAKIKKYAKRLKVLEAFQRSGIKPEWMILEVLPVLPPELRPLVPLDGGRFATSDLNDLYRRVINRNNRLKRLLELKAPEIIVRNEKRMLQEAVDSLLDNGRRGKAMTGANKRPLKSLADMIKGKGGRFRQNLLGKRVDYSGRSVIVVGPTLKLHQCGLPKLMALELFKPFIFNKLEVMGVATTIKAAKKEVENQTPVVWDILEEVIREHPVMLNRAPTLHRLGIQAFEPVLIEGKAIQLHPLVCAAFNADFDGDQMAVHVPLSLEAQMEARTLMLASNNVLFPANGDPSIVPSQDIVLGLYYATREAINGKGEGLSFTGVSEVIRAYENKEVELASRVNVRITEMVRNEDTSEGAPEFVPKITLYATTVGRAILSEILPHGLPFSVLNKPLKKKEISRLINTAFRKCGLRATVVFADQLMQSGFRLATRAGISICVDDMLVPPQKETIVGDAAKKVKEYDRQYMSGLVTAQERYNNVVDIWSATSEAVGKAMMEQLSTEPVTDRDGNETRQESFNSIYMMADSGARGSAVQIRQLAGMRGLMAKPDGSIIETPITANFREGLNVLQYFISTHGARKGLADTALKTANSGYLTRRLVDVTQDLVVVEDDCGTSNGVAMKALVEGGEVVEALRDRILGRVAVADVVNPETQETLYESGTLLDETAVEEIERLGIDEVRVRTPLTCETRYGLCASCYGRDLGRGSLVNVGEAVGVIAAQSIGEPGTQLTMRTFHIGGAASRAAVASSVEAKSNGIVRFTATMRYVTNAKGEQIVISRSGEAMITDDFGRERERHKVPYGATLLQLDGATIKAGTQLATWDPLTRPIITEYGGTVKFENVEEGVTVAKQIDDVTGLSTLVVIDVKRRGSQASKSVRPQVKLLDANGEEVKIPGTEHAVQIGFQVGALITVKDGQQVQVGEVLARIPTEAQKTRDITGGLPRVAELFEARSPKDAGILAEVTGTTSFGKDTKGKQRLVITDLEGNQHEFLIAKEKQVLVHDAQVVNKGEMIVDGPADPHDILRLQGIEALSRYIVDEVQDVYRLQGVKINDKHIEVIVRQMLRRVQITDNGDTRFIPGEQVERSDMLDENDRMIAEGKRPASYDNVLLGITKASLSTDSFISAASFQETTRVLTEAAIMGKRDDLRGLKENVIVGRLIPAGTGLAFHKARKAKESSDRERFDQIAAEEAFDFGTPSAPAEEPQHPAAE; encoded by the coding sequence ATGAAAGCTCTGCTCGATCTATTCAAGCAAGTCCAACAGGAAGAAGTTTTCGACGCGATCAAGATCGGTCTGGCCTCGCCCGACAAGATCCGTTCGTGGTCGTTCGGCGAAGTGAAGAAGCCGGAGACCATCAACTACCGTACGTTCAAGCCGGAACGCGATGGTCTGTTCTGCGCGAAGATCTTCGGGCCGATCAAGGACTACGAGTGCCTGTGCGGCAAGTACAAGCGCCTGAAGCACCGCGGCGTGATCTGCGAGAAGTGCGGCGTCGAAGTGACGCTGGCGAAGGTGCGTCGCGAACGGATGGGCCACATCGAGCTGGCCTCGCCGGTCGCGCACATCTGGTTCCTGAAGTCGCTGCCGTCGCGTCTGGGCATGGTGCTCGACATGACGCTGCGCGACATCGAGCGCGTGCTGTACTTCGAAGCGTACGTGGTGATCGAACCGGGCATGACGCCGCTGAAGGCGCGGCAGATCATGACCGAAGAGGATTACTACAACAAGGTCGAGGAATACGGCGACGAATTCCGTGCCGAGATGGGCGCGGAAGGCGTGCGTGAACTGCTGCGCGCGATCAACATCGACGAGCAGGTCGAGACGCTGCGCACCGAGCTGAAGAACACCGGCTCGGAAGCGAAGATCAAGAAGTACGCGAAGCGCCTGAAGGTCCTCGAGGCATTCCAGCGCTCGGGCATCAAGCCCGAGTGGATGATCCTCGAAGTGCTGCCGGTGCTGCCGCCGGAACTGCGTCCGCTCGTGCCGCTGGACGGCGGGCGTTTCGCGACGTCGGACCTGAACGACCTGTATCGCCGCGTGATCAACCGTAACAACCGGTTGAAGCGCCTGCTCGAGCTGAAGGCACCTGAAATCATCGTCCGCAACGAAAAGCGGATGCTGCAGGAAGCCGTCGACTCGCTGCTCGACAACGGTCGTCGCGGCAAGGCGATGACGGGCGCGAACAAGCGTCCGCTGAAGTCGCTCGCCGACATGATCAAGGGCAAGGGCGGCCGTTTCCGTCAGAACCTGCTGGGCAAGCGCGTCGACTACTCGGGCCGTTCGGTCATCGTGGTCGGCCCGACGCTGAAGTTGCACCAGTGCGGTCTGCCGAAGCTGATGGCGCTCGAACTGTTCAAGCCGTTCATCTTCAACAAGCTGGAAGTGATGGGCGTCGCGACGACCATCAAGGCTGCGAAGAAGGAAGTCGAGAACCAGACGCCGGTGGTGTGGGACATCCTCGAAGAGGTGATCCGCGAGCACCCGGTGATGCTGAACCGTGCGCCGACGCTGCACCGTCTCGGTATCCAGGCGTTCGAGCCGGTGCTGATCGAAGGCAAGGCAATCCAGCTGCACCCGCTCGTCTGCGCGGCGTTCAACGCCGACTTCGACGGTGACCAGATGGCCGTTCACGTGCCGCTGTCGCTCGAAGCGCAGATGGAAGCGCGCACGCTGATGCTCGCGTCGAACAACGTGCTGTTCCCGGCCAACGGCGATCCGTCGATCGTGCCGTCGCAGGATATCGTGCTGGGTCTGTACTACGCGACCCGCGAAGCGATCAACGGCAAGGGCGAAGGCCTGTCGTTCACGGGCGTGTCGGAAGTCATCCGCGCGTACGAGAACAAGGAAGTCGAGCTGGCCTCGCGCGTCAACGTCCGGATCACCGAAATGGTCCGCAACGAGGACACGTCGGAAGGCGCGCCGGAGTTCGTGCCGAAGATCACGCTGTACGCGACGACCGTCGGTCGCGCGATCCTGTCGGAGATCCTGCCGCACGGCCTGCCGTTCTCGGTGCTGAACAAGCCGCTGAAGAAGAAGGAAATCTCGCGCCTGATCAACACGGCGTTCCGCAAGTGCGGTCTGCGTGCGACGGTCGTGTTCGCCGATCAGCTGATGCAGTCGGGTTTCCGTCTCGCGACGCGCGCCGGCATCTCGATCTGCGTGGACGACATGCTCGTGCCGCCGCAGAAGGAAACGATCGTCGGCGACGCCGCGAAGAAGGTGAAGGAGTACGACCGCCAGTACATGTCGGGTCTCGTCACCGCGCAGGAACGCTACAACAACGTGGTCGACATCTGGTCGGCAACGTCGGAAGCGGTCGGCAAGGCGATGATGGAGCAGCTGTCGACGGAGCCGGTGACGGACCGCGACGGCAACGAGACGCGCCAGGAGTCGTTCAACTCGATCTACATGATGGCCGACTCGGGCGCCCGGGGTTCGGCGGTTCAGATTCGTCAGCTGGCCGGTATGCGCGGCCTGATGGCGAAGCCGGACGGCTCGATTATCGAGACGCCGATTACCGCGAACTTCCGCGAAGGTCTGAACGTGCTGCAGTACTTCATCTCGACCCACGGTGCACGTAAGGGTCTGGCTGATACGGCACTGAAGACCGCGAACTCGGGTTACCTGACGCGTCGTCTCGTCGACGTCACGCAGGATCTGGTCGTGGTGGAAGACGATTGCGGCACGTCGAACGGCGTGGCGATGAAGGCACTCGTCGAAGGCGGTGAAGTCGTCGAAGCGCTGCGCGACCGTATTCTCGGCCGCGTCGCGGTTGCGGACGTCGTGAATCCGGAAACGCAGGAAACGCTGTACGAATCGGGCACGCTGCTCGACGAAACGGCAGTCGAGGAAATCGAACGCCTCGGCATCGACGAAGTGCGCGTGCGCACGCCGCTGACCTGCGAAACGCGTTACGGCCTGTGCGCATCCTGCTACGGCCGCGACCTCGGCCGCGGCTCGCTGGTGAACGTCGGCGAAGCAGTCGGCGTGATCGCGGCACAGTCGATCGGCGAACCGGGCACGCAGCTGACGATGCGTACGTTCCACATCGGTGGTGCGGCATCGCGTGCGGCAGTGGCTTCGTCGGTCGAAGCGAAGAGCAACGGTATCGTCCGCTTCACGGCGACGATGCGCTACGTCACGAACGCGAAGGGCGAGCAGATCGTCATTTCCCGTTCGGGCGAAGCGATGATCACCGACGACTTCGGTCGCGAGCGCGAGCGTCACAAAGTGCCGTACGGCGCGACGCTGCTGCAGCTCGACGGCGCGACCATCAAGGCCGGCACGCAGCTCGCCACGTGGGATCCGCTGACGCGTCCGATCATCACCGAGTACGGTGGTACGGTGAAGTTCGAGAACGTCGAGGAAGGCGTGACCGTCGCGAAGCAGATCGACGACGTGACCGGCCTGTCGACGCTGGTCGTGATCGACGTGAAGCGCCGCGGTTCGCAGGCTTCGAAGAGCGTGCGTCCGCAGGTGAAGCTGCTCGACGCGAACGGCGAAGAAGTGAAGATTCCGGGCACGGAGCACGCGGTGCAGATCGGCTTCCAGGTCGGCGCACTGATCACCGTGAAGGACGGCCAGCAGGTGCAGGTCGGTGAAGTGCTCGCACGTATCCCGACCGAAGCGCAGAAGACGCGTGACATTACCGGCGGTCTGCCGCGGGTGGCGGAACTGTTCGAAGCGCGTTCGCCGAAGGATGCCGGCATTCTCGCGGAAGTCACCGGTACGACGTCGTTCGGTAAGGACACGAAGGGCAAGCAGCGTCTCGTCATCACGGATCTCGAAGGCAACCAGCACGAGTTCCTGATCGCGAAGGAAAAGCAGGTTCTGGTTCACGATGCCCAGGTCGTCAACAAGGGCGAAATGATCGTGGACGGTCCGGCCGATCCGCACGACATCCTGCGCCTGCAGGGTATCGAAGCGCTGTCGCGCTACATCGTCGACGAAGTGCAGGACGTGTACCGTCTGCAGGGCGTGAAGATCAACGACAAGCACATCGAGGTGATCGTTCGCCAGATGCTGCGTCGTGTGCAGATCACCGACAACGGCGATACGCGCTTCATCCCGGGCGAACAGGTCGAGCGTTCCGACATGCTGGACGAGAACGATCGCATGATCGCCGAGGGCAAGCGTCCGGCTTCGTACGACAACGTGCTGCTCGGTATCACGAAGGCGTCGCTGTCGACCGACTCGTTCATCTCCGCGGCATCGTTCCAGGAAACGACCCGCGTGCTGACCGAAGCGGCGATCATGGGCAAGCGCGACGATCTGCGCGGCCTGAAGGAAAACGTGATCGTCGGCCGTCTGATTCCGGCCGGTACGGGTCTCGCGTTCCACAAGGCACGCAAGGCGAAGGAATCGTCGGATCGCGAGCGTTTCGACCAGATCGCAGCGGAAGAGGCATTCGACTTCGGCACGCCGAGCGCGCCGGCGGAAGAGCCGCAACACCCGGCAGCCGAGTAA
- the recQ gene encoding DNA helicase RecQ has translation MSRALEILDEVFGYSAFRGQQGEIVEHVAGGGDCLVLMPTGGGKSLCYQIPALLRREAGQGAGIVVSPLIALMQDQVAALSEVGVRAAYLNSTLSGAEAAATERALREGEIDLLYVAPERLMTGRFLELLERAKIGLFAIDEAHCVSQWGHDFRPEYIQLSVLHERFPSVPRIALTATADAITRDEIIHRLALDDARVFVSSFDRPNIRYRIVEKDNARAQLLDFIRAEHTNADGTTDAGVVYCLSRRKVEETAEWLKAQGVRALPYHAGMEFEVRQKHQEMFQREEGIVMCATIAFGMGIDKPDVRFVAHLDLPKSVEGYYQETGRAGRDGLPANAWMAYGLGDVVQQRKMIDESDADDAHKRVQTSKLDALLGLCETISCRRVRLLNYFGEASQPCGNCDTCLEPPASWDATREAQMALSCVFRAQRASGFNFGSSHLIEILRGGRTEKVLQRGHDQLSTFGIGAALSEPEWRAIFRQLVAYGYLAVDHGGFGALMLTEAAKPVLKNEEKVTLRRYVKPQRTRQSSSRSATRVDPTAGMGARERARWDALRAWRAETAKADGVPAYVIFHDATLAEIARNAPETIEDLRHIPGMGVRKLERFGDEIIDVVESA, from the coding sequence ATGTCCCGCGCCCTCGAAATACTCGACGAAGTCTTTGGTTATTCCGCCTTTCGCGGCCAGCAGGGCGAGATCGTCGAGCACGTCGCCGGCGGCGGCGATTGTCTCGTGCTGATGCCGACCGGCGGCGGCAAGTCGCTGTGCTACCAGATTCCCGCGCTGCTGCGCCGCGAGGCCGGGCAGGGCGCCGGCATCGTCGTGTCGCCGCTGATCGCGCTGATGCAGGACCAGGTCGCCGCGTTGAGCGAAGTCGGCGTGCGCGCGGCCTATCTGAATTCGACGCTGTCGGGCGCCGAGGCGGCGGCCACCGAGCGCGCGCTGCGCGAGGGCGAAATCGACCTGCTGTACGTCGCGCCGGAGCGGTTGATGACGGGGCGTTTCCTCGAGCTGCTCGAGCGCGCGAAGATCGGCCTGTTCGCGATCGACGAAGCACACTGCGTGTCGCAATGGGGGCACGATTTCCGCCCGGAATACATCCAGCTGTCGGTGCTGCACGAGCGCTTCCCGTCGGTGCCGCGCATCGCGCTCACCGCCACGGCCGATGCGATCACGCGCGACGAGATCATCCATCGTCTCGCGCTCGACGACGCACGCGTGTTCGTGTCGAGCTTCGACCGGCCGAACATCCGCTACCGGATCGTCGAAAAGGACAACGCGCGCGCGCAGCTGCTCGATTTCATTCGCGCCGAGCACACGAATGCCGACGGCACGACGGACGCGGGTGTCGTCTATTGCCTGTCGCGCCGCAAGGTCGAGGAAACGGCCGAATGGCTGAAGGCGCAGGGCGTGCGCGCGCTGCCGTACCACGCGGGAATGGAGTTCGAGGTGCGGCAGAAGCACCAGGAAATGTTCCAGCGCGAGGAAGGCATCGTGATGTGCGCGACGATCGCGTTCGGCATGGGCATCGACAAGCCCGACGTGCGTTTCGTTGCGCATCTCGATTTGCCGAAGAGCGTCGAAGGCTACTACCAGGAAACCGGCCGCGCGGGCCGCGACGGGCTGCCGGCGAACGCGTGGATGGCGTATGGCCTCGGCGACGTCGTCCAGCAGCGCAAGATGATCGACGAGTCCGATGCGGACGATGCGCACAAGCGCGTGCAGACGTCGAAGCTCGATGCGCTGCTCGGCTTGTGCGAGACGATCTCGTGTCGCCGCGTGCGGCTGCTGAACTACTTCGGCGAGGCGAGCCAGCCGTGCGGCAACTGCGACACGTGCCTCGAGCCGCCCGCGTCGTGGGACGCGACGCGCGAGGCGCAGATGGCGCTGTCGTGCGTGTTCCGCGCGCAGCGCGCGAGCGGCTTCAACTTCGGCTCGAGCCATCTGATCGAGATCCTGCGCGGCGGGCGCACCGAGAAGGTGTTGCAGCGCGGCCACGATCAGCTCAGCACGTTCGGCATCGGCGCGGCGCTGTCCGAGCCCGAGTGGCGCGCGATTTTCCGGCAGTTGGTCGCATACGGCTACCTGGCCGTCGACCATGGCGGCTTCGGCGCGCTGATGCTCACCGAGGCCGCGAAGCCCGTGCTGAAGAACGAGGAAAAGGTCACGCTGCGCCGCTATGTGAAGCCGCAACGCACCCGTCAGTCGTCGAGCCGAAGCGCCACGCGCGTCGATCCGACGGCTGGCATGGGCGCTCGCGAGCGCGCACGGTGGGATGCGCTGCGTGCATGGCGCGCGGAAACCGCGAAGGCCGACGGCGTGCCGGCCTACGTGATCTTCCATGACGCGACGCTCGCCGAAATCGCGCGCAATGCGCCGGAGACGATCGAGGATCTTCGCCACATCCCCGGCATGGGCGTGCGCAAGCTCGAACGCTTCGGCGACGAGATCATCGACGTCGTCGAATCGGCCTGA
- the rpsL gene encoding 30S ribosomal protein S12 — translation MPTINQLVRKGRQSETTKSKSPALQDCPQRRGVCTRVYTTTPKKPNSALRKVAKVRLTNGFEVISYIGGEGHNLQEHSVVLIRGGRVKDLPGVRYHMVRGSLDTQGVKDRKQARSKYGAKRAKAAK, via the coding sequence ATGCCAACCATCAACCAACTGGTTCGCAAAGGCCGTCAGTCGGAAACGACGAAGAGCAAGAGCCCGGCCCTGCAGGACTGCCCCCAGCGTCGCGGCGTGTGCACCCGTGTGTACACGACGACGCCGAAGAAGCCGAACTCGGCACTCCGTAAGGTCGCCAAGGTTCGTCTGACGAACGGCTTCGAAGTGATTTCGTACATCGGCGGTGAAGGCCACAACCTGCAGGAGCACTCGGTTGTGCTGATCCGCGGCGGCCGTGTGAAGGACTTGCCGGGTGTGCGTTACCACATGGTTCGCGGCTCGCTGGATACCCAGGGCGTCAAGGACCGTAAGCAAGCGCGCTCGAAGTACGGCGCGAAGCGTGCAAAGGCTGCCAAGTAA